One genomic segment of Chelonia mydas isolate rCheMyd1 chromosome 1, rCheMyd1.pri.v2, whole genome shotgun sequence includes these proteins:
- the LOC119565138 gene encoding olfactory receptor 52M1-like isoform X1 — MLHSNTTDFTNPSTFLLLGIPGLEAAHVWISIPFCAMYAIAILGNFTILFIVKSEPSLHGPMYYFLCMLAVTDLVLSTSILPKTLSIFWFNSREINFNACLTQLYFIYCFSWMESGIFVALALDRYVAICNPLRYSTILTNPVVAKVGLAVVLRGGMLILPYPLLARRWPYCKTNIIPHSYCEHIAVVKLACADIRISSYYSLSVGCFFFGLDVVFIIMSYTQILRAIFSLPTKDARLKTFGTCGSHLCVILAFYIPNLFSALMHRFGHNVPLHLHILIANMYLLVPPMLNPIIYGVRTKQIRDRLLWLITHKGT; from the exons ATGCTAC ATTCCAACACAACTGACTTCACCAACCCTTCCACCTtcctcctgctgggcattcctggcctggaggcggctcacgtctggatctccatccccttctgtgccATGTATGCcatagccatcttggggaacttcaccattcTATTCATTGTGAAAAGCGAGCCGAGCCtgcatgggcccatgtactatttcctctgcatgctagCTGTCACCGACCTGGTCCTGTCTACGTCCATCCTGCCCAAAAccctgagcatcttctggttcaattcgaGGGAAATAAATTTCaatgcctgcctcacccagctgTACTTCATTTACTGCTTCTCATGGATGGAGTCTGGGATCTTTGTGGCCTTGGCTTtggatcgctacgtggccatctgcaaTCCCCTGAGATATTCCACTATTCTGACAAACCCCGTGGTGGCCAAGGTTggcctggccgtggtgctgcgTGGTGGCATGCTCATACTGCCCTATCCCTTACTGGCGAGGCGGTGGCCGTATTGCAAaaccaacatcatcccccacTCGTACTGTGAGCACATAGCCGTGGTGAAATTGGCCTGCGCAGACATCCGCATCAGCAGTTACTACAGCCTCTCTGTGGGatgctttttttttggtctggatGTCGTTTTTATCATCATGTCCTatacccagatcctcagggccatcttcagcctccccacaaaggatgcccGGCTCAAGACTTTTGGGACTTGCGGCTCTCACCTCTGTGTCATCTTAGCCTTTTACATCCCAAATCTCTTCTCCGCCCTCATGCACCGGTTTGGCCACAATGTGCCCCTGCATTTACACATTCTCATTGCCAACATGTACCTCCTTGTGCCCCCCATgttaaaccccatcatctacggggTGAGGACTAAGCAGATCCGGGACAGGCTGCTCTGGCTCATTACTCATAAAGGGACCTAA
- the LOC119565138 gene encoding olfactory receptor 52M1-like isoform X2 → MQKISVCLRVGHLLPYSMPDSNTTDFTNPSTFLLLGIPGLEAAHVWISIPFCAMYAIAILGNFTILFIVKSEPSLHGPMYYFLCMLAVTDLVLSTSILPKTLSIFWFNSREINFNACLTQLYFIYCFSWMESGIFVALALDRYVAICNPLRYSTILTNPVVAKVGLAVVLRGGMLILPYPLLARRWPYCKTNIIPHSYCEHIAVVKLACADIRISSYYSLSVGCFFFGLDVVFIIMSYTQILRAIFSLPTKDARLKTFGTCGSHLCVILAFYIPNLFSALMHRFGHNVPLHLHILIANMYLLVPPMLNPIIYGVRTKQIRDRLLWLITHKGT, encoded by the coding sequence ATGCAGAAGATATCGGtctgcctcagagttggacaccttctcccctactccatgcCAGATTCCAACACAACTGACTTCACCAACCCTTCCACCTtcctcctgctgggcattcctggcctggaggcggctcacgtctggatctccatccccttctgtgccATGTATGCcatagccatcttggggaacttcaccattcTATTCATTGTGAAAAGCGAGCCGAGCCtgcatgggcccatgtactatttcctctgcatgctagCTGTCACCGACCTGGTCCTGTCTACGTCCATCCTGCCCAAAAccctgagcatcttctggttcaattcgaGGGAAATAAATTTCaatgcctgcctcacccagctgTACTTCATTTACTGCTTCTCATGGATGGAGTCTGGGATCTTTGTGGCCTTGGCTTtggatcgctacgtggccatctgcaaTCCCCTGAGATATTCCACTATTCTGACAAACCCCGTGGTGGCCAAGGTTggcctggccgtggtgctgcgTGGTGGCATGCTCATACTGCCCTATCCCTTACTGGCGAGGCGGTGGCCGTATTGCAAaaccaacatcatcccccacTCGTACTGTGAGCACATAGCCGTGGTGAAATTGGCCTGCGCAGACATCCGCATCAGCAGTTACTACAGCCTCTCTGTGGGatgctttttttttggtctggatGTCGTTTTTATCATCATGTCCTatacccagatcctcagggccatcttcagcctccccacaaaggatgcccGGCTCAAGACTTTTGGGACTTGCGGCTCTCACCTCTGTGTCATCTTAGCCTTTTACATCCCAAATCTCTTCTCCGCCCTCATGCACCGGTTTGGCCACAATGTGCCCCTGCATTTACACATTCTCATTGCCAACATGTACCTCCTTGTGCCCCCCATgttaaaccccatcatctacggggTGAGGACTAAGCAGATCCGGGACAGGCTGCTCTGGCTCATTACTCATAAAGGGACCTAA